One genomic window of Anaerofustis stercorihominis DSM 17244 includes the following:
- a CDS encoding SurA N-terminal domain-containing protein → MKNIKKIIGIAMAVTLLFSAFGCSVNEEKLANKAVAKVGDTEIPKMNLDAVVGFTLVSYYANSGTEISMEDSSVSSLKEEVANNLVEYELVKKAAKDYGYTKNDKEVKEAAKETLKSIKSSSYLKGDKYKSVLKQYGFEDEKSFENAVNLYAEFSTYTSGFAEKFRNKVQGGKYATANYMTVDDIKVTASIYYYCYIQKAMEQEYNEYQKQYSGSADSSESEQKTDEQKQQELKESTVAMVKEKAAFYAAGKEAKTKIDTKKVNSKKAENESLSSMFGSDTLTSVYNAYGLTKKQYDEAGKWIATADLYKEALEEKVTYDKPTEKDAEKEFNKNTKAYDKSTVSAKHILTSDKSLAKEIYEQATQKGADFDQIMSKYQKNSAVQEASDLGAFTYPSMVEDFSKAAFDAEKGSVVGPVKTEYGYHVIYVYDKNTVEPKFEDSKDTILSKLDSQNKLEAVNKLDEDIKDKHNGKVEIEDIDEPYNMLLAELKKDNKVKIYKSVLNK, encoded by the coding sequence ATGAAAAATATTAAAAAAATAATCGGGATTGCAATGGCAGTCACTCTATTATTCTCGGCATTCGGCTGTAGTGTAAATGAAGAAAAGCTCGCTAATAAGGCTGTCGCTAAAGTGGGAGATACCGAAATACCCAAAATGAATTTAGATGCTGTTGTTGGTTTTACTCTTGTATCTTACTATGCCAACTCTGGTACAGAAATTTCTATGGAAGATTCTTCGGTTTCCAGTTTGAAAGAAGAAGTTGCGAACAATCTCGTTGAATATGAACTTGTTAAAAAAGCAGCTAAAGACTACGGATATACAAAAAATGATAAAGAAGTAAAAGAGGCGGCAAAAGAAACTCTTAAATCTATTAAATCAAGCTCTTATTTAAAAGGAGATAAGTATAAAAGTGTTTTGAAACAATACGGCTTCGAAGATGAAAAGAGCTTTGAAAATGCAGTTAATCTATATGCAGAATTTTCAACTTATACTTCCGGGTTTGCAGAAAAATTCAGAAATAAAGTTCAAGGCGGTAAATATGCAACTGCAAATTATATGACTGTTGATGATATAAAAGTAACTGCTTCTATTTATTATTACTGTTATATCCAAAAGGCAATGGAACAGGAGTATAATGAATATCAAAAACAATACAGCGGTTCAGCGGATAGCTCCGAATCTGAACAAAAGACCGATGAACAGAAGCAGCAAGAATTAAAAGAATCTACAGTGGCTATGGTAAAAGAAAAAGCTGCATTCTATGCTGCAGGAAAAGAAGCCAAAACGAAAATAGATACTAAGAAAGTCAATTCTAAGAAGGCTGAAAACGAGTCTTTATCATCAATGTTTGGGAGTGATACATTAACTTCCGTTTACAATGCTTACGGGCTCACAAAAAAACAATATGACGAAGCGGGAAAATGGATCGCTACGGCTGATTTATATAAAGAAGCGTTAGAAGAAAAAGTTACTTATGATAAACCGACAGAAAAAGATGCAGAAAAAGAATTTAACAAAAATACTAAGGCTTATGATAAATCAACTGTCAGTGCAAAACATATACTTACTTCCGATAAATCTTTAGCAAAAGAAATATACGAGCAAGCTACTCAAAAAGGTGCCGATTTTGATCAAATAATGAGTAAGTATCAAAAAAATTCAGCGGTACAGGAAGCTTCGGATTTAGGGGCTTTTACCTATCCTTCTATGGTAGAGGATTTTTCCAAAGCTGCATTTGATGCGGAAAAAGGAAGTGTCGTGGGTCCTGTTAAAACCGAATATGGTTATCATGTGATATATGTTTATGATAAAAATACTGTAGAGCCAAAATTTGAAGACAGCAAAGATACTATATTATCTAAACTGGACAGTCAAAATAAACTTGAAGCCGTAAATAAATTAGATGAAGATATCAAGGATAAACATAACGGAAAAGTCGAGATAGAGGATATTGATGAACCTTATAATATGCTTTTGGCTGAACTTAAAAAAGATAATAAAGTTAAAATTTATAAATCTGTATTAAATAAATAA
- a CDS encoding MIP family channel protein yields the protein MKKYLAEFIGTFVLVFFGCGNAVVLGGFTGGMGSGFLGVVAIALAFGLAIVAAAYAIGDISGCHVNPAVSLSMLITGRMNLNDFIGYVIAQVLGALAGSGVLYFITSASQGLRGFGANGYGELSGVGLNMIGALAVEVILTFVFIMTILRVTDNEKTSHMAGLIIGLTLTFVHIIGIPLTGTSVNPARSLAPAIFTGGAALSQVWLFILAPLVGGAIAAFVHKYLYSTEQ from the coding sequence TTGAAAAAATATTTAGCAGAATTTATAGGAACATTTGTATTAGTATTCTTTGGATGCGGTAACGCTGTAGTCTTAGGCGGCTTCACAGGAGGAATGGGAAGCGGATTTTTGGGAGTTGTAGCTATTGCTTTGGCATTCGGGCTTGCAATCGTTGCTGCCGCCTATGCAATAGGAGATATCTCCGGATGTCATGTCAATCCCGCAGTTTCTCTTTCTATGCTTATAACGGGAAGAATGAACTTAAATGATTTTATAGGATATGTTATAGCACAAGTTTTGGGAGCATTGGCAGGAAGCGGAGTGCTTTACTTTATAACATCGGCAAGCCAGGGACTTAGAGGCTTTGGTGCGAATGGATACGGAGAGTTAAGCGGAGTAGGCTTAAATATGATTGGAGCATTGGCAGTAGAAGTAATTCTTACTTTTGTATTTATAATGACAATTTTAAGAGTAACCGATAATGAAAAAACAAGTCATATGGCGGGTCTTATAATCGGATTGACCCTTACTTTTGTACATATAATAGGTATTCCTTTGACTGGGACCTCCGTTAATCCTGCAAGGAGTTTAGCTCCTGCAATATTTACGGGAGGAGCTGCTTTATCACAAGTATGGTTGTTTATACTTGCTCCTTTGGTTGGAGGTGCAATTGCAGCTTTTGTTCATAAATATTTATACAGTACCGAACAATAA
- a CDS encoding flavodoxin has protein sequence MKKKLIVYYSYTGNTKMIVDILKDNLDVDIVRLETIKPYSGSYDDVVEQGKKETDSRYMPEIKEIGIDLKDYDEILLGSPVWWYTFAPAVRTFLSKYDLSGKKIVPFITNGGWIGSTVDDIKSLANNSQVKNAINIKFNGSDMETSMSEINAWIDKL, from the coding sequence ATGAAAAAGAAATTGATTGTATATTATTCATACACTGGTAATACAAAGATGATCGTGGATATTTTAAAAGATAACCTTGATGTTGATATCGTAAGGTTAGAAACAATAAAGCCATACAGCGGAAGTTATGATGATGTGGTCGAACAGGGGAAAAAAGAAACCGACAGTAGATACATGCCTGAGATAAAAGAGATAGGAATAGATTTAAAAGATTATGATGAAATTCTTTTGGGAAGTCCCGTTTGGTGGTACACATTTGCACCTGCCGTAAGGACTTTTTTATCTAAATATGATTTAAGCGGGAAAAAAATTGTTCCTTTTATTACTAACGGAGGGTGGATAGGAAGTACTGTTGATGATATTAAAAGTTTAGCTAATAATTCACAAGTAAAAAATGCTATAAATATAAAGTTTAACGGTAGTGATATGGAAACTTCAATGAGTGAAATAAATGCTTGGATAGACAAATTATAA
- a CDS encoding flavodoxin gives MNSKKTLVAYFSHSGNTRTAAEKIAGLTNSDLFEIKPIKRYPKNYNETVAIAKKEINGNARPKISDSVKDMDSYDVIYLGYPNWWSTMPMVVFTFLEGYDFIGKKIYPFCTHGGSRMGRSEKDIKDLCPNAVIGKGLPISGNSVNSCDEMIKNWIEVK, from the coding sequence ATGAACAGTAAAAAAACTTTAGTAGCTTATTTTTCACACAGCGGAAATACAAGAACCGCAGCAGAAAAAATAGCGGGTTTAACAAACAGTGATTTATTTGAAATAAAACCAATTAAAAGGTATCCGAAAAATTATAACGAGACGGTTGCAATTGCAAAAAAAGAAATAAATGGGAACGCAAGACCTAAGATTTCAGATAGTGTAAAAGATATGGACTCGTATGATGTGATTTATCTCGGTTATCCGAATTGGTGGAGTACCATGCCTATGGTTGTATTTACTTTTTTGGAAGGATATGATTTCATAGGCAAAAAAATATATCCGTTTTGTACACATGGTGGAAGCAGAATGGGAAGAAGCGAAAAGGATATTAAAGATTTATGTCCTAATGCAGTTATAGGTAAAGGACTTCCTATAAGCGGAAATAGTGTAAATAGCTGTGATGAAATGATAAAAAATTGGATAGAGGTAAAATAA
- a CDS encoding carboxymuconolactone decarboxylase family protein, whose product MSNSNKVKEYYKKMSLLYDSDLLKNDPEFMDIFNNFAFDEVLSQDDLDDKTRFMAILSALIGCQGIDEYKIMLSVSLELGVTPTEIKEIVYQSTAYLGIGRVLPFLKATNEVFEEDGIELPLQSQSTTTKENRREKGSQVQMDIFGEHMKDFWKSGPEESKHINYWLATNCFGDYYTRTGLDNKQREMITFCFLSAQGGCEPQLISHAVANMRIGNDKEFLINIISQCLPYIGYPRSLNALNCVNEAYKNIK is encoded by the coding sequence ATGTCAAATAGCAATAAAGTAAAAGAATATTATAAAAAAATGTCTTTATTATATGACTCTGATTTATTAAAAAATGATCCTGAGTTTATGGATATATTTAATAATTTTGCATTTGATGAAGTTTTAAGTCAAGATGATTTGGACGACAAGACGAGATTTATGGCTATATTATCTGCATTGATAGGTTGCCAGGGTATAGATGAATATAAAATAATGTTATCTGTTTCTCTTGAGTTAGGCGTCACTCCGACAGAAATCAAAGAGATAGTATACCAATCTACAGCTTATCTGGGTATTGGCAGAGTTCTGCCTTTTTTAAAAGCAACTAATGAGGTTTTTGAAGAGGATGGGATAGAACTTCCTCTTCAAAGTCAGTCAACAACTACTAAAGAAAACAGAAGAGAAAAAGGCAGTCAAGTTCAAATGGATATTTTCGGGGAACATATGAAAGATTTTTGGAAATCCGGGCCCGAAGAAAGTAAACATATAAATTATTGGTTGGCGACGAATTGTTTCGGAGATTATTATACTAGGACGGGGCTTGATAATAAACAAAGAGAAATGATCACATTTTGTTTTCTGTCAGCTCAGGGTGGCTGTGAGCCTCAGCTTATAAGTCATGCTGTCGCAAATATGAGAATAGGAAATGATAAAGAGTTTTTGATAAATATCATCTCTCAGTGTCTTCCTTATATAGGTTACCCCCGTTCTTTAAATGCGCTTAACTGTGTTAATGAGGCTTATAAAAATATTAAATAG
- a CDS encoding aldo/keto reductase: MKYIKLGNSDLNVSRICMGCMGFGNPLSGQHTWTLDENHSGEIIKKGLDLGVNFFDTAIAYQGGTSEEYLGRAIKDYTNRENIVIATKFLPRSDDEIKNGISGQIHIEKMLNQSLKNLGTDYVDLYIYHMWDYNTPIHDIMEGLNNVVKEGKARYIGVSNCFAWQLAKANSLAEKENFEKFISVQGHYNLIFREEEREMIPYCKEENIALTPYSSLAGGRLSRNLNERTKRQREDSYAELKYGATKMQDNVIIERVAEIAKEREISMTEVSLAWLLTKVASPVVGATKLKHIEDAASAVDVVLTTEEIDYLEEKYSSHDLVGVMAQNRPELSNSKHVWSVGKQEI; the protein is encoded by the coding sequence ATGAAATACATTAAATTGGGCAATTCGGATTTGAATGTATCAAGAATATGTATGGGGTGTATGGGCTTTGGCAATCCATTGAGCGGTCAGCATACATGGACTTTGGATGAAAATCATTCGGGAGAAATCATTAAAAAAGGACTTGACTTGGGTGTTAATTTCTTTGATACCGCCATTGCGTATCAAGGCGGAACGAGTGAAGAATATCTTGGAAGAGCAATCAAGGATTATACAAATAGAGAAAATATCGTAATTGCTACTAAATTTCTGCCAAGAAGCGATGATGAAATTAAAAATGGGATTAGCGGACAGATACATATAGAAAAAATGTTAAATCAAAGTCTTAAAAATTTGGGGACGGATTATGTTGATTTATATATTTATCATATGTGGGATTATAATACTCCAATACACGATATTATGGAGGGTCTTAATAATGTTGTAAAAGAAGGTAAGGCTCGCTATATCGGGGTTTCCAATTGTTTTGCTTGGCAGCTCGCGAAGGCAAATTCTTTGGCTGAAAAAGAGAATTTTGAAAAGTTTATATCGGTTCAGGGACATTATAATTTGATTTTCAGAGAAGAAGAAAGGGAAATGATCCCTTATTGCAAAGAAGAAAACATAGCACTTACACCGTATAGCTCTCTTGCCGGGGGCAGGCTTTCGAGAAATCTTAACGAAAGGACAAAAAGACAGCGAGAAGACAGTTATGCTGAATTAAAATATGGCGCTACTAAAATGCAGGATAACGTCATAATCGAAAGGGTAGCTGAGATAGCTAAAGAAAGAGAAATATCAATGACGGAAGTATCTTTGGCATGGTTACTTACAAAAGTTGCTTCTCCCGTTGTAGGTGCTACAAAGTTGAAACATATCGAAGACGCTGCAAGTGCTGTCGATGTCGTTTTAACAACAGAAGAAATAGACTATTTGGAAGAAAAATATTCTTCACATGATTTGGTCGGCGTTATGGCTCAAAATCGTCCGGAACTTTCGAATTCCAAACATGTATGGTCTGTCGGTAAACAGGAAATATGA
- a CDS encoding cupin domain-containing protein: MSNKNEIVKEMIFPIGDKNNAFKDYFVGQSYLNMLTTERVGIGNVTFEPKCRNNWHIHHKGGQILLVTGGRGYYQEWGKEARELFPGDVVNIPPEVKHWHGASKDSWFSHLAVEVPADGASNEWLEAVSDDDYNKLK, translated from the coding sequence ATGAGTAATAAAAATGAAATAGTAAAAGAAATGATTTTTCCTATAGGAGACAAAAATAATGCTTTTAAGGATTATTTTGTAGGACAGAGTTATTTAAACATGCTTACAACCGAGAGAGTAGGAATAGGTAATGTAACTTTTGAACCAAAATGCAGAAATAACTGGCATATACATCATAAAGGTGGGCAAATCCTTTTGGTAACCGGAGGAAGAGGCTATTATCAGGAATGGGGTAAGGAAGCAAGAGAACTTTTTCCCGGAGATGTAGTAAACATCCCGCCTGAAGTCAAACACTGGCATGGTGCATCTAAAGACAGTTGGTTTTCACATCTGGCTGTTGAAGTTCCGGCTGATGGCGCTTCCAATGAATGGCTGGAAGCTGTTTCGGATGATGATTATAACAAGTTAAAATAA
- a CDS encoding flavodoxin codes for MKKIFVLFLTLIMLAGISSCGSNGTSNTDNQSSKSGTATQNSGNTNKILVAYFSYSGNTKTVAEKIQKNTNAEIFRIETKEDYPSDYDAVVDKAQQEQDENARPELKSKIENLDDYDVIFLGYPNWWGTMPMALFTFLEENNLDGKTIVPFCTHEGSALGRSEDDIKSLCSKSTIKEGLAIRGSDVNADDTDSEINKWIENLNL; via the coding sequence ATGAAAAAAATATTTGTATTATTTCTTACTTTAATAATGTTAGCAGGAATAAGCTCATGCGGCAGCAATGGGACCTCCAATACTGATAATCAAAGCTCAAAGAGCGGTACTGCGACTCAAAACAGCGGAAATACAAACAAAATATTAGTTGCATATTTCTCTTATTCGGGAAATACAAAAACCGTTGCCGAGAAAATTCAAAAGAATACTAATGCTGAAATTTTTAGAATAGAAACAAAAGAGGATTATCCCAGCGACTATGATGCTGTAGTAGATAAAGCACAGCAAGAACAGGATGAGAATGCAAGACCGGAACTTAAAAGCAAAATAGAAAATTTAGATGATTATGATGTTATATTTTTAGGTTATCCGAATTGGTGGGGTACAATGCCAATGGCTTTATTTACTTTTTTGGAAGAAAATAACTTAGATGGCAAGACCATAGTTCCTTTTTGTACTCATGAAGGAAGTGCTCTCGGAAGAAGTGAAGATGATATAAAGAGTTTATGTTCAAAATCAACGATCAAAGAGGGGCTTGCCATAAGAGGAAGTGATGTAAATGCAGATGATACGGATAGTGAAATAAATAAGTGGATAGAAAATTTAAATTTATAA
- a CDS encoding DUF4405 domain-containing protein has product MKNKKGFNVVLDISMLILMLIEISGRLVSSFYHELLGIGLIMLFILHNIKNRNWYKSIFKGRYNLYRTLIFIINAGLLISFSVLMISAVPISRSIFKFLDIEGGLNIRKLHTASSYIGLIFISLHLGFHMEMIINKVKNKINIRGLTKIVFCIIFALTFIWGIRSFIYRNILSKVIAYYSFDIASSNDSLLVAFGDYFCIVFFISFLCYFIMKFIKKHI; this is encoded by the coding sequence TTGAAAAATAAAAAAGGATTTAATGTTGTATTGGATATTTCAATGCTTATTCTCATGCTTATCGAGATATCGGGAAGACTTGTAAGTTCGTTTTATCATGAACTTTTGGGTATAGGGCTTATAATGTTATTCATTTTACATAATATAAAAAATAGAAATTGGTATAAATCTATTTTTAAAGGGAGATATAACCTATACCGTACTTTGATTTTTATTATCAATGCAGGTCTTTTAATATCTTTTAGTGTGCTTATGATAAGTGCTGTCCCCATATCGAGGAGTATATTTAAATTCCTCGATATAGAAGGCGGATTAAATATTAGAAAGCTTCATACTGCATCTTCATATATAGGATTGATTTTTATATCTCTCCATCTGGGTTTTCATATGGAAATGATAATAAATAAAGTCAAAAATAAAATAAATATCCGTGGATTGACAAAAATCGTTTTCTGCATTATTTTTGCTTTAACTTTTATATGGGGTATAAGGTCATTTATTTATAGGAATATACTTTCTAAAGTAATTGCATATTATTCCTTTGATATCGCTTCTTCAAATGATAGTTTACTAGTCGCTTTTGGGGATTATTTCTGTATAGTATTTTTCATTTCTTTCCTATGTTATTTTATTATGAAATTTATAAAGAAACATATTTAA
- a CDS encoding flavodoxin family protein, whose amino-acid sequence MSKKVLIISSSPRKGGNSDTLCDEFKRGAEEAGNKVKKLFLKDKNINYCVGCGVCNQTGNCTQKDDADEIVNNMINADVIVMASPVYFYTISAQMKTLIDRTCAKHRQIKNKEFYFILTAADSRPESLIRSIECFRGFTSCLINPVEKGIIYANSAWNMGDINENQTIEEAYRMGFNI is encoded by the coding sequence ATGAGTAAAAAAGTATTGATTATATCAAGCAGCCCGCGTAAAGGGGGTAATTCCGATACACTTTGTGATGAATTCAAACGAGGAGCCGAAGAGGCTGGTAATAAAGTTAAAAAATTATTTTTGAAAGATAAAAACATAAATTATTGTGTGGGGTGCGGAGTTTGTAATCAAACGGGAAATTGTACCCAGAAAGATGATGCTGATGAAATCGTGAATAATATGATAAATGCGGACGTAATCGTAATGGCAAGTCCCGTATATTTTTATACTATATCCGCACAAATGAAAACACTGATTGACAGGACTTGTGCCAAACATAGACAAATAAAAAATAAAGAATTTTATTTCATTTTAACTGCCGCAGACAGCAGGCCGGAGTCTTTGATAAGAAGTATAGAATGTTTCAGAGGTTTTACTTCATGCCTTATAAATCCTGTGGAAAAAGGTATAATTTATGCAAACAGTGCTTGGAACATGGGAGACATAAATGAAAATCAGACTATTGAAGAAGCTTATCGAATGGGATTTAATATTTAA
- a CDS encoding MerR family transcriptional regulator, protein MKIAEVSKKLNVSQDTIRYYERIGLIPHVPRNSGGIREFRDEDLNWIEFIRCMRGSGLSIESLVEYVSLFQQGDETIEGRKEILLEEREKLSKKISEMQSTLERLDYKIKRYSDGLMKKCEDNLIKK, encoded by the coding sequence ATGAAAATAGCTGAAGTAAGTAAAAAATTAAATGTGTCCCAGGATACTATACGTTATTATGAGCGAATAGGTTTAATTCCTCATGTTCCGAGAAATAGCGGAGGAATAAGAGAATTCAGAGATGAAGATTTAAACTGGATCGAATTTATAAGGTGTATGAGAGGTTCCGGACTGTCTATCGAATCCTTGGTTGAATATGTAAGTTTATTTCAGCAAGGTGATGAGACTATTGAAGGAAGAAAAGAAATTTTGCTTGAAGAACGAGAAAAGCTTAGTAAAAAGATTTCCGAAATGCAAAGCACATTGGAACGTTTGGATTATAAAATTAAAAGATACAGCGATGGTCTTATGAAAAAATGCGAAGATAATTTAATAAAAAAATAA
- a CDS encoding phosphate ABC transporter substrate-binding protein, with protein MKKKLLAVCLAALCLIGFAGCGASGSGTITMAGSTSMESVAKAWGEAYQLNNDVTIDVQGGGSSAGVTSVKDESAQVGMLSRELKDEEKQEGLTEYQVAIDGIAIVVNKDNKVEELTSKQIADIYTGKITNWKDVGGADEEIVVVGREAGSGTRDGFESILDVEEKCKYKAELNETGQVKSTVASTKGAIGYMSLGYVDDELKAVKVDGVAPSESTVSDGSYKVQRPFIVVTSGDASSEVKAFVEYMLSADGQGIVESSHFVKVK; from the coding sequence ATGAAAAAGAAATTATTAGCTGTATGTTTAGCAGCATTATGCCTAATCGGATTTGCCGGCTGCGGAGCTTCAGGTTCCGGAACAATAACAATGGCAGGTTCAACTTCTATGGAAAGCGTTGCAAAAGCTTGGGGTGAAGCTTATCAATTAAATAATGATGTGACTATCGATGTTCAGGGCGGAGGTTCATCAGCGGGTGTTACAAGCGTAAAAGACGAAAGTGCTCAAGTTGGTATGTTAAGCAGAGAACTTAAAGATGAAGAAAAACAAGAAGGCTTAACAGAATATCAAGTAGCTATTGACGGTATAGCAATAGTAGTAAATAAAGACAACAAAGTTGAAGAGTTGACAAGCAAACAAATTGCTGACATCTACACAGGTAAAATCACAAACTGGAAAGATGTAGGCGGAGCTGACGAAGAAATCGTGGTTGTAGGCAGAGAAGCAGGCAGCGGTACAAGAGACGGTTTTGAAAGTATCCTTGATGTTGAAGAAAAATGCAAATATAAAGCAGAACTTAATGAAACAGGTCAAGTAAAATCAACAGTAGCTTCAACAAAAGGCGCTATAGGTTATATGTCACTTGGTTATGTAGATGATGAATTAAAGGCTGTAAAAGTTGATGGAGTAGCACCAAGTGAAAGTACGGTTTCAGACGGCAGCTATAAAGTACAAAGACCATTTATCGTTGTAACAAGCGGGGATGCTTCAAGTGAAGTAAAAGCTTTTGTTGAATATATGTTAAGTGCTGACGGACAAGGTATCGTTGAAAGCAGTCACTTTGTAAAAGTAAAATAA
- the pstC gene encoding phosphate ABC transporter permease subunit PstC — MKLKNKTKQDRVSGIFEKIFLFCAVISIISVVVISLYMIISGFPAVKEIGLFNFLFGTVWNPTGANPSYGILPMILSSICATFGAIIIGVPIGVLTAVFLSEIANKKVANFIRPFIEILSGIPSVIYGFVGLILLVPFIAKVFDLSYGANLFTGMLVLSIMILPTIVTISENSIRSLPSEYKEASLGLGATKMQTIFKILIPAARSGITTSIVLGIGRAIGETMAVIMVTGNSVNMPDIFQSVRLMTSGIVSEMSYAVGLHKDALFAIGLVLFIFIMIINLILNVFLAKADQKYD, encoded by the coding sequence ATGAAATTAAAAAATAAAACTAAGCAGGATAGAGTATCCGGAATATTTGAAAAGATTTTTTTATTTTGCGCTGTTATTTCTATTATAAGTGTTGTTGTTATAAGCTTATATATGATTATATCAGGATTTCCTGCTGTTAAAGAGATAGGTCTTTTTAACTTTTTGTTCGGTACTGTTTGGAATCCGACAGGGGCAAATCCCAGCTACGGAATTCTTCCTATGATACTTTCAAGTATCTGTGCTACATTCGGTGCTATTATTATAGGAGTTCCTATCGGAGTATTGACTGCAGTATTTTTGAGTGAAATAGCAAATAAAAAAGTTGCTAATTTTATTAGACCCTTTATAGAAATACTATCCGGAATTCCTTCTGTTATATATGGATTTGTAGGTCTGATATTATTGGTTCCGTTTATTGCCAAAGTATTTGATCTATCTTACGGAGCAAACCTTTTTACAGGTATGCTCGTATTATCGATAATGATACTTCCTACAATAGTAACTATAAGCGAAAACAGTATAAGATCTCTTCCAAGCGAATATAAAGAAGCTTCGTTGGGACTAGGGGCTACAAAAATGCAGACTATATTTAAAATATTGATCCCTGCTGCAAGAAGCGGTATAACAACGAGTATAGTACTTGGTATAGGCAGAGCCATAGGGGAGACTATGGCAGTTATTATGGTTACCGGTAACAGTGTTAATATGCCGGACATTTTCCAGTCTGTAAGACTTATGACAAGCGGGATAGTATCGGAAATGTCATATGCAGTCGGATTACATAAAGACGCATTATTTGCAATAGGACTGGTATTATTTATCTTTATTATGATAATAAACTTAATATTAAATGTCTTCTTAGCCAAAGCAGACCAGAAATATGATTAA
- the pstA gene encoding phosphate ABC transporter permease PstA, giving the protein MKKKKFRLADNILKFLVIISAGFTALLALSLVLYVMVKGVGSIDLKMLTTSPSELTGSVGVFPMIINTLYMIVLTLVIAVPIGIGSAIYLNEYARKESKLVKAVEFTTQTLAGIPSIIYGLFGYMFFSIFLGLRVSIISGTLTLSIMVLPTLIRTTQEALSSVPNMYREGALGMGAKKIYLIRTILLPCSMPGIVTAVILSVGKVVGESAALIFTAGMGYMLTGGLINHMFKSGATLTVQLYLYASRGENLSVCFALASILIVIVLIINLSARLLSKKLEAK; this is encoded by the coding sequence ATGAAAAAGAAAAAATTTAGATTGGCAGATAATATACTAAAGTTTCTTGTTATTATCAGTGCGGGATTTACGGCACTTCTTGCTTTATCACTTGTTCTATATGTAATGGTTAAAGGGGTTGGGAGTATTGATTTAAAAATGTTAACAACTTCGCCTAGTGAACTTACGGGTTCCGTCGGAGTATTCCCAATGATAATCAATACTTTATATATGATAGTTTTGACTCTTGTTATTGCAGTCCCAATAGGTATAGGAAGTGCAATATATCTTAATGAATATGCTAGGAAAGAAAGCAAATTAGTTAAGGCAGTGGAATTCACAACTCAAACTTTGGCGGGTATTCCTTCAATAATATATGGTTTATTCGGATATATGTTCTTTAGTATATTCCTAGGTCTTAGAGTGTCGATCATATCAGGTACACTTACTCTTTCTATTATGGTATTACCGACATTAATCAGGACTACGCAGGAAGCTTTAAGCAGTGTTCCGAACATGTACAGAGAAGGTGCTCTCGGAATGGGGGCGAAAAAAATATATTTGATAAGAACGATTTTACTTCCTTGTTCAATGCCCGGTATCGTAACCGCAGTGATATTGAGTGTAGGTAAAGTAGTCGGCGAAAGTGCGGCTTTGATATTTACCGCAGGAATGGGGTATATGCTGACCGGAGGATTAATAAATCATATGTTTAAAAGCGGTGCTACCCTTACGGTTCAGCTATACTTATATGCTTCAAGGGGTGAAAACCTTTCGGTTTGTTTTGCACTTGCAAGTATATTGATCGTGATAGTACTTATTATAAATTTATCGGCAAGGCTTCTATCTAAGAAGTTAGAGGCTAAGTAG